Proteins encoded together in one Quercus lobata isolate SW786 chromosome 3, ValleyOak3.0 Primary Assembly, whole genome shotgun sequence window:
- the LOC115982240 gene encoding lysine histidine transporter 1-like: MKQNMTLTPNMTEEEAARQKAINDWLPVTASRTAKWWYSAFHNVTAMVGAGVLSLPYAMSHLGWGPGVTVLILSWIITFYTLWQMIEMHEMVPGKRFDRYHELGQQAFGEKLGLWIVVPQQLVVEISVDIVYMVTGGRSLKKFHDIVCPNCKSIKTTYFIMIFASVHFVLSHLPNFNSISGISLAAAVMSLTYSTIAWAASAAKGVQPDVDYGYSAKSASGKTFNVFTALGDVAFAYAGHNVVLEIQATIPSTPEKPSKGPMWKGAVVAYIIVGLCYFPVALIGYWVFGNSVEDNVLLSLEKPNWLIAAANMFVVIHVVGSYQIFAVPVFDMMETFLVKKLKFSPSLTLRFIIRNVYVAFTMMVAIIIPFFGGLLGFFGGLVMAPTTYYLPCIMWLIIYKPKPFSITWMANWICIVLGVALMIVAPIGGLRTIILSAKDYEFFS, from the exons ATGAAGCAAAACATGACTCTGACTCCAAATATGACAGAGGAAGAGGCAGCAAGGCAGAAGGCAATCAATGATTGGCTTCCGGTCACTGCCTCTAGGACTGCCAAATGGTGGTACTCGGCTTTCCACAATGTTACCGCCATGGTCGGTGCCGGTGTTCTCAGTCTGCCTTATGCCATGTCACATCTAGGATG GGGACCTGGTGTCACTGTCCTTATTTTGTCATGGATCATCACCTTCTACACTCTATGGCAAATGATTGAGATGCACGAAATGGTTCCCGGTAAGCGGTTTGATAGGTACCATGAGCTTGGTCAGCAAGCCTTTGGTGAAAAGCTTGGACTTTGGATTGTGGTGCCTCAACAGCTCGTTGTTGAAATTAGTGTAGACATTGTGTACATGGTCACTGGAGGGAGATCATTGAAGAAGTTCCATGACATAGTTTGCCCCAATTGCAAATCTATCAAGACCACTTACTTCATCATGATTTTCGCTTCTGTGCACTTTGTTCTGTCTCATCTCCCCAACTTCAACTCTATTTCCGGTATCTCACTGGCTGCAGCAGTCATGTCCTTAAC TTACTCAACTATTGCTTGGGCAGCTTCTGCTGCAAAGGGTGTTCAACCAGATGTGGACTACGGTTACTCAGCCAAAAGCGCATCTGGAAAAACTTTTAACGTTTTCACCGCCTTGGGTGATGTAGCATTTGCCTATGCTGGTCACAATGTGGTTTTGGAAATCCAAGCAACAATCCCTTCTACTCCAGAGAAACCTTCAAAGGGCCCCATGTGGAAAGGAGCGGTTGTTGCATATATCATTGTGGGCCTTTGCTACTTCCCTGTTGCTCTGATCGGGTACTGGGTGTTTGGAAATTCTGTTGAGGACAACGTTCTCTTGTCACTAGAGAAACCTAATTGGCTTATTGCAGCAGCTAACATGTTTGTTGTTATCCATGTCGTTGGAAGCTACCAG ATATTTGCTGTGCCAGTGTTTGACATGATGGAAACTTTTCTGGTGAAGAAATTGAAGTTCAGCCCATCTTTGACACTCCGATTTATCATTCGCAATGTATATGTTG CGTTTACAATGATGGTCGCGATAATAATCCCTTTCTTCGGTGGCCTCCTTGGTTTCTTTGGAGGACTTGTTATGGCCCCAACAACATACTAC CTCCCCTGCATCATGTGGCTCATCATCTATAAACCCAAACCTTTCAGCATAACTTGGATGGCCAATTGG ATCTGCATTGTGCTAGGTGTGGCATTGATGATTGTAGCACCTATTGGGGGACTAAGGACTATCATCCTTTCAGCCAAGGACTACGAGTTCTTCTCATGA